The following coding sequences are from one Homalodisca vitripennis isolate AUS2020 chromosome 7, UT_GWSS_2.1, whole genome shotgun sequence window:
- the LOC124366822 gene encoding uncharacterized protein LOC124366822, translating to MIASLTSKVEGFESILKEVKDSQNFISGMYDEMLNEIKELKKQNQSFKHEVVGLKRKVEDRDDEIEELRVKVNNMDQYNRRFNLEINGVQDAGKEDTIKILERVCGEINVTFDSQHIQAAHPLKQHNAEHPPTLIVQFTRKDVRDQWITQGRKKPTKMLQRASLKSILMKNLTTVDNRKLHRETRLKAKDRDYKFVWVKNGKNLCEKK from the coding sequence ATGATAGCTAGCCTTACCAGTAAGGTCGAGGGTTTTGAAAGCATACTCAAAGAAGTAAAAGACAGCCAAAATTTTATATCAGGTATGTATGATGAGATGCTTAATGAAATAAAAGAGCTGAAAAAGCAAAACCAAAGTTTTAAGCATGAGGTAGTGGGTCTGAAGAGGAAGGTGGAGGACAGGGATGATGAAATAGAAGAATTGAGAGTGAAGGTAAATAACATGGATCAATACAACAGACGCTTTAACTTGGAAATAAATGGAGTTCAAGACGCCGGTAAGGAAGACACAATAAAGATATTGGAGAGGGTTTGTGGGGAAATCAATGTTACTTTTGATAGTCAACATATCCAGGCTGCCCACCCACTAAAACAGCACAACGCTGAGCACCCACCCACACTGATTGTTCAGTTTACAAGGAAGGATGTTCGGGACCAGTGGATAACCCAGGGAAGAAAAAAGCCTACAAAAATGCTGCAGCGGGCAAGCCTAAagtctattttaatgaaaaatctgacGACAGTGGACAACAGAAAACTGCATAGAGAAACCAGACTTAAGGCCAAAGACAGAGACTATAAATTTGTGTGGGTGAAAAACGGAAAAAATCTTTGCGAAAAAAAGTGA